In the genome of Candidatus Hydrogenedentota bacterium, one region contains:
- a CDS encoding potassium transporter Kup codes for MQNTNTTDKKQLAALTLGALGVVYGDLGTSPLYTIRECFTGIHGLDPTRDNILGVLSLIVWALVLLICVKYMILVLRADNRGEGGILALMALTHSKPGAAHILNRRFVVILGLFGAALLYGDGAITPAITVLGAVEGLHTSTDFFEPYVVPLALVILVFLFSFQRFGTARIGALFGPIIVLWFLTLAALGIAGIVQAPGVLAALNPYYGIRLLVTSGWTGFVVLGAVFLAITGGEALYADLGHFGRKAIVYGWFGLALPSLLLNYFGQCALLLLASGPIENPFYALAPAWGVMPLVILATAAAIIASQAVISGAFSLTRQAVLLGFLPRTKIVHTSSELIGQIYVPVINRILLVMTVALVLFFRTSGNLAAAYGFAVTGTMLITTMLLFVIAREQWGWSMRRALPVFGFFLIIDLTFFSASVVKIPHGGWFPLVSALCVFAVMSTWRTGRHMLREQFQKRLLPFPAFIDDVAHGEHRPHRVPGAAIFMTGNFDGTPPVLLHNLKYNRIIHETVALLSIVIEEVSHIAENERINVEDLGHGFYRIQARYGFMESPGVTEILALCKEKGLAFNPMTTGFFLGRESVRIEKSKSMPKWRLRLFSFLSQNAQPATSFFEIPANQVVELGLHVEL; via the coding sequence ATGCAAAACACAAACACTACAGACAAAAAGCAACTTGCCGCACTTACCCTCGGGGCCCTTGGCGTCGTATACGGCGATCTGGGTACAAGCCCCTTGTACACCATCCGGGAGTGTTTCACCGGAATTCACGGCCTCGATCCCACTCGCGACAACATACTCGGAGTGCTCTCCCTTATTGTCTGGGCGCTGGTCCTCCTAATCTGCGTCAAGTACATGATCCTGGTGTTGCGCGCCGACAACCGTGGCGAAGGCGGAATCCTCGCGCTGATGGCCCTTACGCACTCCAAGCCGGGCGCGGCACACATCCTGAATCGTAGATTCGTCGTTATCCTCGGTCTATTCGGTGCCGCGCTTCTCTATGGAGATGGCGCTATTACTCCCGCGATTACCGTGCTCGGCGCGGTAGAAGGACTCCATACCTCCACCGACTTCTTCGAACCCTATGTGGTCCCATTGGCCCTGGTCATCCTCGTCTTCCTGTTCTCGTTCCAGCGGTTCGGAACGGCCCGCATCGGCGCATTGTTCGGCCCGATCATCGTGCTCTGGTTTCTCACGCTCGCGGCGCTCGGCATCGCAGGCATCGTGCAGGCCCCCGGTGTTCTTGCCGCTCTCAACCCGTACTACGGCATTCGATTGCTCGTGACCAGCGGATGGACCGGATTCGTCGTACTAGGCGCCGTCTTCCTGGCCATCACCGGCGGCGAGGCCCTGTATGCGGACCTGGGACACTTTGGCCGCAAGGCCATCGTGTACGGTTGGTTTGGCTTGGCGTTGCCGTCGCTCCTGCTCAATTACTTCGGACAGTGCGCCCTGCTCCTATTGGCCAGCGGGCCCATTGAGAATCCCTTCTACGCGCTTGCTCCCGCATGGGGCGTCATGCCGCTTGTTATTCTCGCGACTGCCGCCGCAATCATCGCCTCTCAGGCGGTCATTTCCGGCGCCTTCTCGCTCACACGCCAGGCCGTGCTGCTTGGCTTTCTGCCGCGAACGAAGATCGTTCACACGTCATCGGAATTGATTGGCCAGATCTATGTGCCCGTGATAAATCGCATCCTGCTGGTCATGACCGTGGCGCTGGTGCTCTTCTTCCGCACATCCGGTAACCTTGCCGCGGCATACGGATTTGCCGTCACCGGCACCATGCTCATAACGACCATGCTGCTTTTTGTCATTGCGCGCGAACAGTGGGGTTGGAGCATGCGCCGTGCCCTGCCCGTCTTCGGCTTCTTCCTCATCATTGACCTGACTTTTTTCTCCGCGTCTGTTGTGAAGATACCCCACGGCGGCTGGTTCCCTCTGGTTTCCGCGTTGTGCGTCTTCGCGGTCATGTCCACTTGGCGCACCGGCAGGCATATGCTGCGCGAGCAGTTCCAAAAACGTCTTTTGCCGTTTCCCGCCTTCATCGACGACGTGGCCCACGGTGAACACCGTCCGCATCGTGTGCCGGGTGCCGCGATCTTCATGACGGGCAACTTTGACGGTACGCCGCCAGTCCTTCTTCACAACCTCAAATACAACCGCATCATCCACGAGACGGTGGCCTTGCTTTCCATTGTGATTGAAGAGGTTTCCCACATCGCCGAGAACGAGCGAATCAACGTTGAAGACCTGGGTCATGGGTTCTACCGTATTCAGGCACGGTACGGCTTTATGGAATCGCCGGGGGTCACTGAAATCCTCGCCCTGTGCAAAGAGAAGGGACTGGCCTTCAACCCAATGACCACCGGTTTCTTTCTTGGCCGTGAAAGCGTGCGAATCGAGAAATCCAAATCTATGCCGAAATGGCGCTTACGGCTCTTCTCCTTCCTTTCGCAGAATGCACAGCCCGCCACATCGTTCTTCGAGATCCCTGCCAATCAAGTGGTCGAGTTGGGCCTGCACGTAGAGCTCTGA